A single region of the Candidatus Limnocylindria bacterium genome encodes:
- a CDS encoding RNA-binding S4 domain-containing protein — MVPIDTTRVDVWLWAVRLYKSRSAATTACRGGHVRVNRAPAKASTQVKVGDRVEAFIERPRVLEVAGVIDKRVGAAVAAKNLIDHSPPAPVVKRQPRMPRREPGAGRPTKRERRQLERFRGP; from the coding sequence ATGGTCCCTATCGATACGACTCGGGTCGACGTCTGGCTGTGGGCCGTCCGGCTGTACAAGTCGCGTTCGGCCGCGACGACCGCGTGCCGCGGCGGCCACGTCCGCGTGAATCGCGCGCCGGCGAAGGCGTCGACGCAGGTGAAGGTCGGCGACCGCGTCGAGGCATTCATCGAACGCCCGCGGGTCCTCGAGGTCGCGGGCGTCATCGACAAGCGCGTCGGTGCGGCAGTTGCGGCGAAGAACTTGATCGACCACAGCCCGCCTGCGCCGGTCGTGAAGCGGCAGCCGCGGATGCCCAGGCGTGAGCCCGGCGCCGGACGCCCGACCAAGCGCGAGCGCCG
- a CDS encoding VOC family protein: protein MNFNSILIGSDDPKRLADYYTKLFGKPTMDDGAYFGWQLGGGFLTIGPHDQVHGKNREPGRIIWNIETPDVEAEFAKLKAAGATVVKEPYDPAESSGMLIGTFADPDNNYFQLMSPMDAAAVEAMQEAAAAKK, encoded by the coding sequence ATGAACTTCAACAGCATTCTGATCGGCTCAGACGATCCCAAGCGGCTCGCTGACTACTACACCAAGCTCTTCGGCAAGCCGACCATGGACGACGGCGCCTATTTCGGATGGCAGCTCGGCGGCGGCTTCCTGACGATCGGTCCACACGACCAGGTCCACGGGAAGAACCGGGAGCCGGGCAGGATCATCTGGAACATCGAGACGCCCGACGTCGAGGCGGAGTTTGCCAAGCTCAAGGCGGCGGGTGCGACGGTGGTGAAAGAGCCATACGACCCGGCCGAGAGCAGCGGGATGCTCATCGGAACGTTCGCCGATCCGGACAATAACTACTTCCAGCTGATGAGCCCCATGGACGCTGCGGCAGTCGAGGCTATGCAGGAAGCCGCCGCCGCGAAGAAATAG